The Brachyhypopomus gauderio isolate BG-103 chromosome 2, BGAUD_0.2, whole genome shotgun sequence genome contains a region encoding:
- the ppfia1 gene encoding liprin-alpha-1 isoform X2 codes for MMCEVMPTISESEVGSNGSGRGSGSPLQSDSEGHFESLMVSMLEERDRLLETLRETQENLGLTQSKLHEISHERDSLQRQLNTALPQEFAALTKEVNMCREQLLEREEEIAELKAERNNTRLLLEHLECLVSRHERSLRMTVVKRQAQSPAGVSSEVEVLKALKSLFEHHKALDEKVRERLRVALERCSALEEQLTVSHKEIALLREQNSQKKVLIDGTAEINHNSENSPSTNGKRSSDGSLGPDDELGKVAELQDVMDRQSKEMVQMKDRVVSLSNRVAELEEDLDTARKDLIKSEEMNTRLQRDLRESVAQKDDMEERITTLEKRYLGAQREATSVHDLNDKLENELANKDSLFRQTEEKNRQLQERLELAEQKLQQTIRKAETLPEVEAELAQRVAALTKPDRCVGSGSKGTKETKGQRKAEERHGNVEERLRQMEAQLEEKNQELLRARQREKMNEEHNKRLSETVDRLLSESNERLQLHLKERMAALEDKNALIRELDHTKKLIEEAHHDKEQLLIQMETMRSEGEQDRSRSSSVLQQGRSHMGSTPDFRYPVSASSMMDSHSDHYGGALVLRRPQKGRAAALRDEPCKVQTLNEQEWERVQQANVLAKVAYAFESDVDVSDVEDDRDTVFSSVDLLSPAGQADAQTLALMLQEQLDAINNEIRMIQEEKENTALRAEEIESRVGSGDSLGTRYRSVGSIPPSFPGSSLSGSSPPGSGHSTPRRAPRSPNREVDRMGVMTLPSDLRKHRRKPVPDDKATIRCETSPPSTPRSMRLSRGGHAASHEDIRDIRSPTALQDGQGSNPSSSNSSQDSLNKAAKKKSIKSSIGRLFGKKEKGRTGPPGPPSKDSPSQAGTPEAEGSQDPMVLSKLGGPGEKNRKLQKKHELLEEARRQGLPFAQWDGPTVVVWLELWVGMPAWYVAACRANVKSGAIMSALSDTEIQREIGISNPLHRLKLRLAIQEIMSLTSPSAPPTSRTSTGNVWVTHEEMESLAATPTTEDDEGSWAQTLAYGDMNHEWIGNEWLPSLGLPQYRSYFMESLVDARMLDHLTKKDLRGQLKMVDSFHRNSFQCGVMCLRRLNYDRKELERRREEAQLEVRDVLVWSNERLMKWVQSMGLKEYASNLEESGVHGALLALDHTFDHNALALLLQIPTQNTQARAALEREYNNLLAMATERKLEEDDDKNFRRAPSWRKKFRPKDVRGFGASSADTLPASFRVTSSSTSPAMQPKKHQLDGGVSSVQRLDSAAVRTYSC; via the exons CTGCTGCTGGAACATCTGGAGTGTCTGGTGTCCCGCCATGAGCGCTCTCTGAGGATGACGGTGGTGAAAAGGCAGGCCCAGTCTCCCGCcggcgtctccagcgaggtggAGGTCTTGAAGGCCCTGAAATCGCTCTTTGAACACCACAAAGCCCTGGACGAGAAG GTGAGGGAGAGATTGCGTGTTGCTCTGGAAAGGTGCAGTGCGTTGGAGGAACAGTTAACAGTGTCCCATAAAGAG ATCGCCCTGCTCCGAGAGCAGAACAGCCAGAAGAAGGTGCTGATCGACGGCACGGCAGAAATCAACCACAACTCTGAGAACTCTCCCAGCACCAATGGCAAG AGGTCGTCGGACGGCTCGCTGGGCCCTGACGACGAGCTGGGCAAAGTGGCGGAGCTGCAGGACGTGATGGACAGGCAGAGCAAGGAGATGGTGCAGATGAAAGATCGCGTGGTGTCCCTCAGCAACCGGGTGGccgagctggaggaggacctGGACACGGCCCGCAAAGACCTGATCAAATCAGAGGAGATGAACACGCGCCTGCAGAGAGACCTGCGTGAG TCGGTGGCGCAGAAGGACGACATGGAGGAACGCATCACCACCCTGGAGAAGCGCTACCTGGGGGCACAGAGAGAGGCCACGTCCGTGCACGACCTCAACGACAAGCTGGAGAACGAGCTTGCCAACAAGGACTCCCTCTTCCGCCAG ACGGAGGAGAAGAACAGGCAGCTGCAGGAGAGGCTGGAGCTGGCCGAGCAGAAGCTGCAACAGACCATCCGCAAGGCCGAGACGCTCCCCGAGGTGGAGGCGGAGCTTGCTCAGCGGGTCGCCGCCCTCACAAAG CCTGACCGTTGTGTGGGCAGTGGCTCTAAGGGAACTAAGGAGACTAAAGGTCAAAGGAAG GCCGAGGAGCGTCACGGTAACGTGGAGGAGCGTCTGCGGCAGATGGAGGCTCAGCTGGAGGAGAAGAACCAGGAACTGCTCCGG GCTCGTCAGCGGGAGAAAATGAACGAGGAGCACAACAAGCGTCTGTCTGAGACGGTGGATAGGCTCCTCTCGGAGTCCAACGAGAGGCTACAACTCCATCTAAAGGAGAGGATGGCTGCCCTGGAGGACAAG AATGCCCTGATCCGGGAGCTGGATCACACAAAGAAATTGATCGAGGAGGCTCACCATGACAAA GAGCAGCTGCTGATCCAGATGGAGACAATGCGCTCGGAGGGCGAGCAAGACCGGAGCCGAAGCAGCTCCGTGCTGCAGCAGGG GCGGTCTCACATGGGTAGTACTCCAGATTTCAGGTACCCAGTGTCTGCGTCCTCTATGATGGACAGCCATTCAGACCACTACGGCGGCGCCCTGGTGCTCAGGCGGCCCCAGAAGGGGCGGGCCGCTGCCCTGCGTGACGAACCCTGCAAG GTACAGACTCTGAACGAGCAGGAGTGGGAGCGTGTACAGCAGGCCAACGTTTTGGCCAAGGTGGCCTACGCTTTCGAAAGCGACGTGGACGTCTCTGACGTGGAGGATGACCGAGACACGGTCTTCAGCTCGGTCGACCTGCTGTCCCCTGCTGGGCAGGCCGATGCACAAACCCTCGCCCTGATGCTACAGGAACAGCTGGACGCCATCAACAACGAGATAAG GATGAtccaggaggagaaggagaacacTGCGCTCCGCGCCGAGGAGATCGAGTCGCGGGTCGGCAGCGGCGACAGCCTCGGCACTCGCTACCGCTCCGTGGGCTCAATCCCGCCCTCCTTCCcaggctcctccctctctggCTCCTCCCCCCCGGGCTCGGGTCACTCCACCCCTCGACGGGCTCCACGCAGTCCAAACAGGGAGGTGGACCGCATGGGGGTCATGACGCTG CCTAGCGACTTGCGGAAGCATCGTAGGAAG CCCGTGCCAGACGACAAGGCCACCATCAGGTGTGAGACGTCTCCGCCGTCCACCCCCAGGTCCATGAGACTCAGTCGAGGAGGACACGCTGCCAGCCACGAGGACATCAGAGACATCCGAAG CCCTACAGCCCTGCAGGACGGTCAGGGCAGCAACCCTAGTAGCAGCAACAGCAGTCAAGACTCGCTCAACAAGGCTGCCAAGAAAAAGAGCATCAAGTCGTCTATCGGCCGTCTGTTCggcaagaaggagaaggggCGGACGGGTCCCCCAGGTCCCCCCAGCAAGGACTCCCCCAGCcaag CAGGGACTCCGGAGGCAGAGGGCTCCCAGGATCCCATGGTGCTCAGCAAGCTCGGTGGCCCTGGGGAAAAGAACAGGAAGCTGCAGAAGAA GCACGAGCTGCTGGAGGAGGCTCGCAGGCAGGGCCTGCCTTTCGCCCAGTGGGACGGGCCTACCGTGGTCGTCTGGCTGGAG tTGTGGGTGGGCATGCCCGCCTGGTACGTGGCGGCCTGCCGGGCCAACGTGAAGAGCGGAGCCATCATGTCGGCCCTGTCGGACACGGAGATCCAGAGGGAGATTGGCATCAGCAACCCCCTGCACCGCCTCAAACTGCGCCTGGCCATCCAGGAGATCATGTCCCTCACCAGCCCTTCAGCGCCCCCTACCTCCAGAACG TCCACGGGCAATGTTTGGGTTACACATGAGGAGATGGAGAGTCTGGCGGCCACGCCCACTACG GAGGATGACGAGGGTAGCTGGGCCCAG ACTCTGGCCTACGGCGACATGAACCACGAGTGGATTGGTAACGAGTGGCTGCCCAGTCTGGGCCTGCCCCAGTACCGCAGCTACTTCATGGAGTCTCTGGTGGACGCACGCATGCTGGACCACCTCACCAAGAAGGACCTCAGAGGGCAGCTCAAGATGGTGGACAGCTTCCACAG GAATAGCTTCCAGTGCGGCGTGATGTGTTTGAGGCGTCTCAACTATGACCGTAAGGAGCTGGAGAGGCGGCGTGAGGAAGCCCAGcttgaggtcagag ATGTTCTGGTGTGGAGCAACGAGCGTCTGATGAAGTGGGTGCAGTCCATGGGCCTGAAGGAGTACGCTAGCAACCTGGAGGAGAGCGGCGTGCACGGGGCTTTGCTCGCACTGGACCACACGTTTGACCACAACGCACTGGCACTGCTgctgcaaatacccacacagaACACCCAG GCAAGAGCAGCACTGGAGAGGGAATACAACAACCTGCTGGCTATGGCAACAGAGAGAAAACTGGAGGAG GACGATGACAAGAATTTCCGACGAGCCCCTTCCTGGAGGAAGAAGTTCCGTCCTAAAGACGTGCGTGGCTTCGGGGCCAGCTCGGCCGACACGCTGCCAGCCAGCTTCAGGGTGAccagctcctccacctcccccgccATGCAGCCAAAGAAGCACCAGCTGGACG GAGGTGTGAGTAGCGTACAGAGGTTGGACTCTGCTGCTGTCAGGACCTACTCATGCTAA